One part of the Candidatus Eisenbacteria bacterium genome encodes these proteins:
- a CDS encoding ABC transporter ATP-binding protein — translation MTAGPGAVAVAGGVAALELCGAGIRFGGLKAVDKLDLVLGERDLVGLIGPNGAGKTTVFNLITGVYAPTEGRVRIHGLVVNGMKPSRVAAVGAVRTFQNIRLFGALTVEENIHTAQHLHARTGLVAAVMRSRAHLADEAAIRSRTAELMELLDLSAFAGAPAAMLPYGCQRRLEIARALATRPRLLLLDEPAAGMNPQESADLMNLIRRIRGEFGLTILLIEHDMQVVMGVCERIAVLDYGVKIAEGRPEEIRRDPRVIEAYLGPESHA, via the coding sequence ATGACCGCCGGTCCGGGAGCGGTGGCCGTGGCCGGGGGCGTGGCCGCGCTGGAGCTGTGCGGCGCGGGCATCCGCTTCGGCGGGCTCAAGGCCGTGGACAAGCTGGACCTGGTCCTGGGCGAGCGCGACCTGGTGGGTCTGATCGGGCCCAACGGCGCCGGCAAGACCACCGTGTTCAACCTCATCACCGGCGTGTACGCGCCCACCGAGGGCCGGGTGCGGATTCACGGGCTCGTGGTGAATGGCATGAAGCCCTCGCGGGTCGCGGCGGTGGGGGCGGTGCGGACCTTTCAGAACATCCGTCTCTTCGGGGCGCTGACCGTGGAGGAGAACATCCACACCGCGCAGCACCTGCACGCGCGCACCGGGCTGGTGGCCGCGGTGATGCGCAGCCGCGCCCACCTGGCCGACGAGGCCGCCATCCGGTCCCGCACCGCCGAGCTGATGGAGCTGCTGGACCTCTCCGCCTTCGCCGGCGCGCCCGCCGCGATGCTGCCCTACGGGTGCCAGCGTCGCCTCGAGATCGCGCGCGCCCTGGCCACGCGGCCGCGGCTGCTGCTCCTGGACGAGCCGGCCGCCGGCATGAACCCGCAGGAGAGCGCGGATCTCATGAATCTCATCCGGCGCATCCGCGGCGAGTTCGGGCTCACCATCCTGCTCATCGAGCACGACATGCAGGTGGTGATGGGGGTGTGCGAGCGGATCGCGGTGCTCGACTACGGGGTGAAGATCGCCGAGGGCCGCCCCGAGGAGATCCGCCGCGACCCAAGGGTGATCGAAGCCTACCTGGGGCCCGAGAGCCATGCTTGA
- a CDS encoding branched-chain amino acid ABC transporter permease, whose amino-acid sequence MKRSPGAIAGVAVLLAVLSADFYAAGLVNPYVYQILLLCGVNIVLAVSLNLVNGFTGQFSIGHAGFMALGGYVSAAVAYYGARALGGPHAWLFGVALLAGALVAAVAGFLVGLPSLRLRGDYLAIVTLGFGEIIRTLILNVDAVGGARGFSDIPILRLLFSPQSEPRPSLSLVGAAAFLTVLVIYRMIRSPRGRAFIAVREDEVAAEALGIDTTRYKVTAFVVGAFFAGLAGGLFAHTQGYLNPSSFQFMKSIEIVIMVVLGGMGSLTGSILAAVILTVLPEVLRPVQEYRMVLYSALLIVLMLARPQGVFGPRELSWPRAWRRRTGGTAAGDRP is encoded by the coding sequence ATGAAGCGCTCCCCGGGCGCGATCGCCGGCGTGGCGGTGCTGCTGGCGGTGCTGTCGGCCGACTTCTACGCCGCCGGCCTGGTCAACCCCTACGTCTACCAGATCCTGCTCCTGTGCGGCGTGAACATCGTGCTGGCGGTGAGCCTGAACCTGGTCAACGGGTTCACGGGGCAGTTCTCCATCGGGCACGCGGGCTTCATGGCGCTGGGCGGGTACGTGTCCGCGGCGGTGGCCTACTACGGCGCGCGCGCCCTGGGCGGGCCGCACGCGTGGCTGTTCGGCGTCGCGCTCCTGGCGGGGGCGCTGGTGGCCGCGGTCGCGGGCTTCCTGGTGGGCCTGCCGTCGCTGCGGTTGCGGGGTGACTACCTGGCCATCGTCACCCTGGGCTTCGGCGAGATCATCCGCACCCTGATCCTCAACGTGGACGCCGTGGGTGGGGCGCGGGGGTTCTCGGACATCCCCATCCTGCGCCTGCTGTTCTCGCCGCAGTCCGAACCTCGGCCCTCGCTGAGCCTGGTGGGCGCCGCGGCCTTCCTCACGGTGCTGGTGATCTATCGCATGATCCGCTCGCCGCGCGGCCGCGCCTTCATCGCGGTGCGCGAGGACGAGGTGGCGGCCGAGGCGCTGGGCATCGACACCACCCGCTACAAGGTGACCGCGTTCGTGGTGGGGGCGTTCTTCGCGGGGCTCGCCGGCGGGCTGTTCGCGCACACGCAGGGCTACCTCAATCCCTCCAGCTTCCAGTTCATGAAGTCCATCGAGATCGTGATCATGGTGGTGCTGGGCGGCATGGGCAGCCTCACCGGCAGCATCCTGGCCGCGGTGATCCTGACGGTGCTGCCGGAAGTGCTGCGTCCGGTGCAGGAGTACCGGATGGTGCTGTACTCGGCGCTGCTGATCGTGCTGATGCTGGCGCGCCCGCAGGGCGTGTTCGGTCCGCGGGAGCTGTCGTGGCCGCGGGCCTGGCGGCGGCGCACCGGCGGGACCGCCGCGGGGGACCGGCCATGA
- a CDS encoding branched-chain amino acid ABC transporter permease: MVLSGALGYVIERGAYRELRKGSRRAAYVIVGGAVFAAFNGAVLHLRGPAGWAVAAAGLVAGGVAGTLLERNKHHAPSTSRLTALITAIGVSLLMENGGLLLFGADPKFFPQILASRVVQWGPLRATTSQLIIIGVSLALMTGLRSLVMHTRAGRAMRAISFNRDAASLMGIATDRIISLTFVLGSALAAAAGILVGMANPKIEPLMGIMPGLKAFVAAVLGGIGNIPGAVVGGLIMGISETLVVGYVSSTYRDAIAFALLIVILLVRPAGLFGTHVPEKV, from the coding sequence ATGGTCCTTTCGGGGGCGCTGGGCTACGTGATCGAGCGCGGCGCGTACCGGGAACTGCGCAAGGGCTCGCGCCGCGCCGCCTACGTGATCGTGGGCGGGGCGGTGTTCGCGGCCTTCAACGGTGCGGTGCTGCACCTGCGCGGGCCCGCGGGCTGGGCCGTCGCGGCGGCCGGCCTGGTGGCCGGCGGGGTGGCGGGCACCCTGCTGGAGCGGAACAAGCACCACGCTCCGTCGACCTCCCGGCTGACCGCGCTGATCACCGCCATCGGCGTCTCGCTGCTGATGGAGAACGGCGGGCTGTTGCTGTTCGGCGCGGACCCCAAGTTCTTCCCGCAGATCCTGGCCTCCCGGGTGGTGCAGTGGGGCCCGCTGCGGGCCACCACCTCGCAGCTGATCATCATCGGCGTGTCGCTGGCGCTCATGACCGGCCTGCGCTCCCTGGTGATGCACACCCGGGCGGGCCGCGCCATGCGGGCCATCTCGTTCAACCGCGACGCCGCCAGCCTGATGGGCATCGCCACCGATCGCATCATCAGCCTCACGTTCGTGCTGGGCTCGGCGCTGGCCGCCGCCGCGGGCATCCTGGTGGGCATGGCCAACCCCAAGATCGAGCCGCTCATGGGCATCATGCCCGGGCTCAAGGCGTTCGTGGCCGCGGTGCTGGGAGGCATCGGCAACATCCCCGGCGCGGTGGTGGGCGGGTTGATCATGGGGATTTCCGAGACGCTGGTGGTGGGCTACGTCTCGTCCACCTACCGCGACGCCATCGCGTTCGCGCTGCTGATCGTGATCCTGCTGGTGCGCCCGGCCGGCCTGTTCGGCACGCACGTCCCGGAGAAGGTGTGA
- a CDS encoding ABC transporter substrate-binding protein codes for MSPQGGSMTVRRPFRAVASVAALVVLAALALAALPGCQGGGKKLLHVGEFGSLTGGQANFGISTKEGVQMAMDEQNAAGGIAGVPLEVTVYDDQSKPEEALTAVQKLVNADGVIAVLGEVASSNSLAGAPVCQRAGVPMISPSSTNPKVTEVGDCIFRVCFIDPFQGRVMARYAYETLKLRKVAVLKDLKSDYSVGLTEFFTRAFTEMGGTVPVIQTYSKDDQDFRAQLTDIKAKGPDGVFVPGYYTEVGLIVRQAREQGITAPLFGGDGWESEQLTRIGGPALEGCYFSTHQSMENPDPVVQNFVKGYRAKWNKMPDALAALGYDAAKLLLGGLKQLSEQDPQGFQALQGPATGANREGRVAAQRKLRDLIAATKDFAGVTGKIHLDENRNAVKSAVVLKIQDGKFTYAGTVEP; via the coding sequence ATGTCACCCCAAGGAGGCAGCATGACCGTCCGCCGTCCGTTCCGCGCCGTCGCGTCCGTGGCGGCCCTCGTGGTCCTCGCCGCGCTGGCCCTGGCAGCGCTCCCCGGCTGCCAGGGCGGCGGGAAGAAGCTGCTGCACGTGGGCGAGTTCGGCTCGCTGACCGGCGGCCAGGCCAACTTCGGGATCTCCACCAAGGAGGGGGTCCAGATGGCCATGGACGAGCAGAACGCGGCCGGCGGCATCGCCGGCGTGCCCCTCGAAGTGACCGTCTACGACGACCAGAGCAAGCCCGAGGAGGCCCTTACCGCGGTGCAGAAGCTGGTCAACGCCGACGGCGTGATCGCGGTCCTGGGCGAGGTGGCCAGCAGCAACAGCCTGGCCGGCGCCCCGGTGTGTCAGCGTGCCGGCGTGCCGATGATCTCGCCCAGTTCCACCAACCCCAAGGTGACCGAGGTCGGCGACTGCATCTTCCGGGTGTGCTTCATCGACCCCTTCCAGGGCCGGGTCATGGCCCGCTACGCCTATGAGACGCTCAAGCTGCGCAAGGTCGCGGTCCTCAAGGACCTCAAGAGCGACTACAGCGTGGGCCTGACCGAGTTCTTCACCCGCGCCTTCACCGAGATGGGCGGCACGGTGCCGGTGATCCAGACGTATTCCAAGGATGACCAGGACTTCCGCGCCCAGCTCACCGACATCAAGGCCAAGGGCCCGGACGGCGTGTTCGTGCCCGGCTACTACACCGAGGTGGGGCTGATCGTGCGGCAGGCGCGCGAGCAGGGCATCACCGCGCCGCTCTTCGGCGGCGACGGCTGGGAGAGCGAACAGCTGACCAGGATCGGCGGCCCGGCGCTCGAGGGATGCTACTTCAGCACCCACCAGTCCATGGAGAACCCGGACCCGGTGGTGCAGAACTTCGTGAAGGGGTACCGGGCGAAGTGGAACAAGATGCCGGATGCCCTGGCCGCCCTGGGCTACGACGCCGCCAAGCTGCTCCTGGGCGGGCTCAAGCAGCTCTCCGAGCAGGACCCGCAGGGCTTCCAGGCGCTCCAGGGCCCGGCCACCGGCGCCAACCGCGAGGGCCGCGTGGCGGCGCAGCGCAAGCTGCGCGACCTGATCGCCGCCACGAAGGACTTCGCCGGGGTGACCGGCAAGATCCACCTGGACGAGAATCGCAACGCGGTGAAGTCGGCGGTGGTGCTGAAGATCCAGGACGGCAAGTTCACCTACGCCGGCACCGTCGAGCCGTAG
- a CDS encoding Rdx family protein translates to MKRVPGIEIRLVGGRNGVFDVFADERLVFSKDKEYRFPTVDEVVAALQD, encoded by the coding sequence ATGAAGAGGGTCCCGGGCATCGAAATCCGGCTCGTGGGCGGCCGCAACGGCGTCTTCGACGTCTTCGCGGACGAGCGCCTGGTGTTCTCGAAGGACAAGGAGTACCGGTTCCCGACCGTCGACGAGGTGGTGGCGGCGCTGCAGGACTGA
- a CDS encoding alpha/beta hydrolase produces the protein MGLLLAEVELSGPAGRLEGVLHHDPDAVPGRLAVVCHPHPLYGGTMHNKVAFRAAEALTGLGMATLRFNFRGVNRSEGVHDGGRGECDDLRAALEFLHRLFGPRPVLVAGFSFGAAMALLVAPGEADVDSMVAVAPPVRDYDYPELRDCPKPKAVVQGTADVVCPPELLAGEFPGWAEPRRLFTVEGATHFFDRKLGELKSAVAEAAAWAVQARKGIA, from the coding sequence TTGGGCCTGCTGCTGGCCGAGGTCGAATTGTCCGGGCCCGCGGGGCGCCTGGAAGGTGTGCTGCACCACGACCCCGACGCCGTGCCCGGACGGCTGGCGGTGGTGTGCCACCCGCACCCGCTCTACGGCGGCACCATGCACAACAAGGTGGCGTTCCGCGCGGCCGAGGCGCTCACCGGGCTCGGGATGGCCACCCTGCGGTTCAACTTCCGGGGGGTGAACCGCAGCGAAGGCGTCCACGACGGGGGCCGCGGGGAGTGCGACGATCTGCGCGCGGCCCTGGAGTTCCTCCACCGGCTGTTCGGGCCCCGCCCGGTGCTGGTGGCCGGGTTTTCCTTCGGCGCGGCGATGGCGCTGCTGGTGGCGCCGGGCGAAGCGGACGTGGACTCCATGGTCGCCGTCGCCCCGCCGGTCAGGGACTACGATTACCCGGAGCTTCGCGACTGCCCCAAGCCCAAGGCGGTGGTGCAGGGCACCGCCGACGTGGTGTGCCCGCCGGAGCTGCTGGCGGGCGAGTTCCCGGGCTGGGCCGAGCCCCGGCGCCTGTTCACCGTGGAGGGCGCCACGCACTTCTTCGACCGGAAGCTCGGCGAGTTGAAATCGGCGGTGGCGGAGGCCGCCGCGTGGGCCGTGCAGGCCCGGAAGGGAATCGCGTGA